Proteins from one Puntigrus tetrazona isolate hp1 chromosome 10, ASM1883169v1, whole genome shotgun sequence genomic window:
- the LOC122352956 gene encoding C2 domain-containing protein 2 encodes MSLMEGVLSWVGDWQWLCMVTLFLASVVTLIIYLVLYFSNESPVGKTPLSHVDSEEADGILCWVLSLKSWKSQWRRAWFRSLNEEACRSQSGIQLTFEEDGVQSSELAVDQISSFTKTPGQKNVLCQVVGNKLQFSLSALPSSACSETPLRYSVKISPLCLQLALQMKEVNEEVEISWGVLHLDSNLQLMPSFTQGDCDSLSEAAVNDKLRQVLSRAQASVTLSSRPAESAEIKEVRNKTSQVTSPPKPPRAHEWKLLVKNIRVTCKQEDGAAGGMNPQCILQLDDPPQKVTSSVLTNTSTPSWDQPFIFELSGRSKELNIQVVDNGKPLENDLLGQVSVPFDLVKKHPKGQQTFSLMTKDQVTGSLTTEFTYLEPSEVRSWQMPTPAPTKKVEMDRTVMPCGTVVTTVTAVRSKPGRPLAPESKSPSKNKLAERRVSEQTSLLGAKVSKALSSSDTELLMLNGTDPVAEAAIRQLHESAKQKLKSPVKKSTIIISGVAKAPLTQDEEMALMAGYAAAMDASMSGASEGTSSEALPSETVAEPSVLEPTESLVAANGTDHVEDWESQAGEDPDADKSSLCISETGSKKGKGSFLHKSAKLFFRRRHQRKEPGMSQSHNDLQYLEHPEAAMMGDREKRTATFRRIINRKLLPRSKSKTNGTVREPPT; translated from the exons ATGTCGCTTATGGAGGGTGTTTTGTCCTGGGTGGGTGACTGGCAGTGGCTTTGCATGGTCACTCTCTTTCTGGCCTCTGTTGTCACTTTGATTATATACTTGGTGCTGTATTTTTCCAACGAATCTCCTGTTGGGAAAACGCCTCTCAGTCATGTGGATTCTGAGGAAGCCGATGGGATTTTGTGCTGGGTGCTGTCTCTGAAAAGCTGGAAGAGTCAGTGGAGAAGAGCCTGGTTCAGGAGCCTCAATGAAGAAGCTTGTAGATCGCAG AGTGGGATTCAGCTGACATTTGAAGAAGATGGTGTTCAGTCTTCAGAGCTGGCCGTGGACCAGATTTCAAGCTTTACGAAAACACCCGGTCAGAAA AATGTCCTGTGTCAGGTGGTTGGAAACAAACTGCAGTTTTCTCTCAGTGCATTACCAAGCTCAGCGTGTTCAGAAACCCCCCTGAGATACAGTGTGAAGATATCTCCACTTTGTCTGCAG CTGGCCTTACAGATGAAAGAGGTGAATGAGGAGGTGGAGATTTCCTGGGGGGTGCTTCACCTGGACTCAAATTTGCAGCTCATGCCAAGTTTTACCCAG ggagACTGTGACAGTCTGAGTGAAGCCGCTGTGAACGACAAGCTCAGACAGGTCTTAAGTCGAGCTCAAGCATCCGTAACTCTGAGCAGCCGGCCTGCAGAGTCTGCAGAAATCAAG GAAGTAAGGAACAAGACCTCGCAGGTGACCTCACCCCCGAAGCCCCCACGAGCTCATGAGTGGAAACTATTAGTGAAGAACATCCGGGTCACATGCAAACAGGAGGATGGTGCTGCAG GCGGCATGAATCCCCAGTGTATCCTTCAATTGGATGATCCTCCTCAGAAGGTCACCAGTTCAGTCTTGACTAACACATCCACCCCATCCTGGGACCAGCCCTTCATATT tgagcTTAGCGGCCGGTCAAAAGAGCTGAACATCCAGGTTGTGGATAACGGCAAACCTCTGGAGA ATGATTTGTTAGGGCAGGTTTCTGTGCCTTTTGATCTAGTAAAGAAACACCCCAAAGGTCAACAGACCTTTTCACTCATGACCAAAGATCAAGTGACCGGATCACTAACTACTGAG TTCACCTACCTGGAGCCCAGTGAGGTACGTAGCTGGCAGATGCCTACACCGGCCCCTACTAAAAAAGTGGAGATGGACCGCACTGTGATGCCCTGTGGCACCGTTGTTACCACTGTCACTGCTGTGAGGAGCAAGCCAGGACGCCCTTTAGCACCTG AATCAAAATCGCCTTCTAAAAACAAGCTGGCGGAGAGAAGAGTGTCGGAGCAGACGTCATTACTCGGAGCCAAAGTTAGCAAAGCCCTGTCATCGTCAGATACAG AGTTATTGATGTTAAACGGGACCGACCCTGTAGCCGAAGCTGCCATCAGACAGCTCCATGAGTCGGCaaaacaaaagctgaaatccCCTGTCAAAAAGAGCACCATCATCATCTCAGGAGTGGCCAAG GCCCCTCTGACACAGGATGAGGAGATGGCTCTGATGGCAGGATACGCAGCTGCAATGGACGCTTCAATGTCCGGCGCATCTGAGGGCACCAGCAGTGAAGCGTTACCCTCAGAAACAGTGGCAGAACCCAGCGTTCTCGAACCCACAGAGTCTCTGGTGGCTGCGAATGGCACAGACCACGTGGAGGACTGGGAGAGCCAGGCTGGAGAGGACCCAGATGCGGATAAATCGTCTCTCTGTATCTCTGAAACAGGttccaaaaaaggaaaag GCAGCTTTCTGCACAAGAGTGCCAAGCTATTCTTCAGACGGCGACATCAGCGAAAGGAGCCGGGGATGAGCCAGTCCCACAATGACCTGCAGTACTTGGAGCATCCCGAGGCGGCCATGATGGGCGACAGGGAAAAGAGGACGGCCACCTTCAGGCGTATCATTAACCGAAAGCTTCTGCCCAGGAGCAAAAGCAAAACCAATGGCACAGTGAGAGAACCGCCCACATGA